In Colletotrichum lupini chromosome 6, complete sequence, a single window of DNA contains:
- a CDS encoding TBC domain-containing protein: MTSSKSSKSSSFKSFHSDDNSVLDDVSHFEEIGLDDDASHYDTQRVRESHSKPSQPYSRSYANDFRPPSWKPPHSRSPPVTRDLAKPRSLGPTADLAPHSRGSSRPPFLSLKTDSHVLNRRSPSAGRLPDPRRSPVNPVNPRGFASHSTTSLQFPRKNRSPSPNFSLLPRDPNVPLKPRRGSWQSQSNQDRKSTFELEKECDEDDTDDIPDGLILDNVPISPRPKLERTPSRPTSSGASPNRPPKERVRSVGNGTSPIPVETGCLRSPSWKSDTALSSIGERGPEPLKTRARSWNLALAELNADAKDLTEKLEEHSDYVREKAAENANPTGRHTWNGKSLEQHAQKPRVKSALPELPSLRSQTNIMIDPLPVSKEKEAVLSRTRPSWLPPKDPAEEKRHLREYKKMMARSAEADRRREASRLARKSSRDLKVDSLMHIWEDDIIPRWTDAIRERRTRELWWKGIAPRSRGQVWSRAIGNELGLSEKSYKAALGRSQELEERVKAGKGDSEDIQRAAWLSAIRKDVAEHTWQDLRIFQVGGPLHQSLVDVLFAYALYRSDIGYVKGCNTVAALLLLNLPSPSATFIALANVLNRPLPLSFYSEDPGAKASAYNLVMQTLSVKAPRLHEHLTKDISEGDADFYLGNFFMGLGTTHLAMDEAARLWDVYVFEGDAVLVRAAVATLMRHEMALLGAKSAGEAKKLVESSANKDGRKAVVGDDGAEDQWMRSVREAGKA; this comes from the exons ATGACGTCCTCAAAGTCGTCAAAGTCCTCTTCCTTCAAGTCCTTCCATTCCGACGACAATAGCGTCCTGGACGACGTTAGCCATTTTGAAGAAATCGGTCTAGATGACGATGCTTCTCATTACGACACACAACGCGTTCGCGAGTCCCATTCGAAGCCCTCTCAACCTTACTCGAGATCCTACGCCAACGACTTCCGCCCTCCGTCATGGAAACCACCCCATTCCCGCTCTCCGCCGGTGACACGAGACCTCGCGAAGCCTAGAAGCTTAGGTCCCACGGCAGACCTCGCTCCCCACTCTCGCGGTTCCTCTCGACCCCCTTTCTTGAGCTTGAAGACCGACAGCCACGTTCTCAACCGCCGCAGCCCAAGCGCTGGCCGCCTTCCCGATCCCCGTCGAAGCCCGGTGAACCCGGTAAACCCTCGAGGTTTCGCGAGCCACTCGACGACTTCCCTTCAATTCCCTCGCAAGAACCGCAGCCCGAGCCCGAACTTCTCACTATTGCCGAGAGACCCCAATGTACCCCTGAAACCGCGTCGGGGCAGCTGGCAGTCGCAGTCGAACCAAGACAGAAAATCCACATTTGAGTTGGAAAAAGAGTGCGACGAGGATGACACGGACGACATTCCCGACGGCCTTATTCTCGACAATGTTCCCATCTCTCCTCGACCCAAGCTTGAGCGGACACCGAGCAGGCCAACTTCCTCTGGAGCATCTCCTAACCGGCCGCCAAAGGAACGTGTTCGCAGTGTTGGCAACGGAACATCTCCAATCCCAGTTGAGACGGGATGCCTGCGTTCACCGTCGTGGAAGTCCGACACTGCTCTGTCCTCGATTGGCGAACGTGGCCCTGAACCGCTCAAGACACGGGCAAGAAGCTGGAATCTCGCACTGGCAGAACTCAATGCCGATGCCAAGGACTTGACGGAGAAGCTCGAGGAGCACTCGGATTATGTGCGTGAAAAGGCCGCTGAAAATGCCAACCCTACAGGACGTCACACGTGGAATGGCAAATCTCTCGAACAACACGCCCAGAAGCCCCGCGTCAAGTCCGCTCTTCCCGAACTTCCTTCACTCCGGAGTCAAACCAACATCATGATCGACCCACTCCCAGTTTCCAAGGAAAAGGAGGCTGTGCTCAGTCGCACCAGACCATCATGGCTTCCTCCCAAGGATCCCGCGGAAGAGAAGCGTCATCTGCGTGAATATAAGAAGATGATGGCACGCAGCGCCGAGGCAGATCGCCGCCGTGAGGCTTCGCGTCTCGCGCGGAAATCTTCACGCGATCTGAAGGTCGACAGCCTGATGCATATTTGGGAGGACGACATCATTCCGAGATGGACCGACGCAATCCGCGAACGTCGCACCCGTGAGCTGTGGTGGAAGGGAATCGCTCCGCGCAGCAGAGGTCAGGTCTGGTCCAGGGCCATTGGCAACGAACTTGGCCTGTCGGAAAAGTCCTACAAGGCCGCCCTCGGCCGGTCCCAGGAGCTCGAGGAGCGAGTCAAGGCTGGCAAGGGCGATTCGGAGGATATCCAGAGAGCCGCATGGCTGTCAGCTATCCGCAAAGACGTGGCCGAACACACATGGCAGGATCTTCGAATTTTCCAAGTCGGCGGGCCACTTCACCAGAGCCTCGTTGACGTCCTGTTCGCCTATGCGCTGTACCGGAGCGATATCGGCTACGTCAAGGGCTGCAAC ACCGTCGCCGCCCTTCTGTTACTGAACCTTCCCTCGCCGTCCGCAACATTTATCGCCCTGGCCAACGTCCTAAACCGCCCGTTGCCTCTGAGCTTTTACTCAGAAGATCCCGGTGCGAAGGCTTCAGCCTACAACCTCGTGATGCAGACTTTGAGCGTCAAGGCTCCACGTCTTCACGAGCACCTGACCAAAGATATTTCCGAGGGTGACGCAGATTTCTACCTCGGCAACTTCTTCATGGGACTCGGAACCACACATCTGGCTATGGACGAAGCCGCTCGCCTGTGGGACGTCTACGTCTTTGAGGGCGATGCGGTCTTGGTGCGAGCAGCTGTGGCCACGCTCATGCGTCACGAAATGGCACTCCTTGGCGCCAAGTCGGCTGGAGAAGCCAAGAAGCTGGTCGAAAGCAGCGCCAACAAGGATGGCCGTAAGGCTGTAGTTGGCGACGATGGTGCCGAAGACCAGTGGATGCGATCCGTTCGGGAAGCGGGCAAAGCCTAG
- a CDS encoding eukaryotic translation initiation factor eIF2A, which translates to MAPSFDHLREADLDDDEYDEEEIDISDLREKYEVQLEQGYDTFVVIDGLPEVNEDQKPKLVKFLLKKLNSVGKTREDLIYMPMGDNGKSLRFAFVEYSSPSEAAAAVRGLDQVPLDKKHTLRVNKLTDVDRYGREGKVHEEYTPPHIEEFTETEHLRSFMKDPSGRGRDQFAMYRGDTVGVFWNNEKDVPENVVDRQNWTDSFIRWSPQGTYLTSVHAQGVQTWGGPSWSRQKRFPHPFVTFVDWSPSEKYLVTWSARPISIPDEGHPALSVDDDGKNYVIWSVESGKPIRSFANLDMEGMDEAKQRKLLWPAFKWSADDKYVARLNYQTGISVYELPRMNLLDKTSIKIEGIMEFDWAPASVQRDGIKTYEQLLTYWTPEIGSNPAKVGLMSIPSKEVVRQLPLFSVSDAKLHWQSDASYLCVKVDRHSKSKKSQATTLEIFRIKEKGVPVEVVDTIKDTVINFAWEPKGDRFVIITTTEPVGAVAVAPKTSVSFFCPEKAKGNVVGNFKHLRTLEKKNSNAIYWSPRGRFVVIATVHNQQSSDLDFFDLDFEGEKPESDKDLTANIQLMNTGDHYGVTDIEWDPSGRFVATWASAWKHSMENGYHIYDFKGEALREEPVEKFKQLAWRPRPPTLLTKEEQKQIRKNLREYSRVFEQEDMDRGASADREVVEARRRQLAEWVAWRESIEEEVAEERKDLGLPLDIVAYLLSQKTQASEGEEQIIEEIVEEVLEETEEIVN; encoded by the exons ATGGCGCCTTCTTTCGACCATCTGCGCGAGGCAGAtctcgacgacgacgagtaCGATGAGGAGGAGATCGACATCTCCGACCTGCGCGAGAAGTACGAGGTTCAGCTGGAGCAGGGATACGACACCTTCGTGGTCATCGATGGCCTTCCCGAAGTCAATGAGGACCAGAAGCCCAAGCTGGTCAAGTTCTTGCTGAAGAAGCTGAACTCTGTTGGAAAGACGAGAGAGGATCTGATTTACATGCCCATGGGCGACAATGGAAAGTCGCTGAG ATTTGCCTTTGTCGAGTACTCCTCCCCCAGCGAAGCCGCCGCTGCCGTTCGTGGACTCGACCAGGTCCCTCTCGACAAGAAGCACACCCTCCGCGTCAACAAGCTCACCGATGTCGACCGCTACGGCCGCGAAGGCAAGGTCCACGAGGAGTACACCCCGCCTCACATTGAGGAGTTCACCGAGACCGAGCACCTGAGATCATTCATGAAGGACCCTAGCGGACGTGGAAGAGACCAGTTCGCCATGTACCGCGGCGACACCGTTGGCGTCTTCTGGAACAACGAGAAGGACGTCCCCGAGAACGTTGTTGACCGTCAAAACTGGACAGACAGCTTCATCCGCTGGTCACCACAGGGAACCTACCTCACCTCGGTCCACGCCCAGGGTGTTCAGACTTGGGGTGGCCCGTCATGGTCAAGGCAGAAGCGTTTCCCTCACCCCTTTGTCACCTTTGTCGACTGGTCTCCTTCCGAGAAGTACCTGGTGACATGGTCTGCTCGCCCCATCTCCATCCCCGACGAGGGCCACCCGGCCTTGTCTGTCGATGATGATGGCAAGAACTACGTTATCTGGAGTGTCGAGTCTGGCAAGCCCATTCGTTCCTTCGCCAACCTGGATATGGAGGGTATGGACGAGGCGAAGCAGCGCAAGCTGCTCTGGCCCGCTTTCAAGTGGTCCGCCGATGACAAGTACGTCGCGCGTCTCAACTACCAGACCGGTATCTCCGTCTACGAGCTCCCCCGCATGAACCTCCTCGACAAGACTTCCATCAAGATCGAGGGTATCATGGAGTTCGACTGGGCCCCGGCTAGCGTCCAAAGAGATGGTATCAAGACATATGAGCAGCTTCTTACCTACTGGACACCCGAAATTGGCAGCAACCCCGCCAAGGTTGGTCTTATGAGCATCCCCAGCAAGGAGGTTGTCCGTCAACTGCCCCTCTTCAGCGTCTCTGACGCAAAGCTCCACTGGCAATCCGATGCCTCATACCTCTGCGTCAAGGTCGATCGTCACTCCAAGTCCAAGAAGTCCCAGGCCACCACTCTCGAGATCTTCCGCATCAAGGAGAAGGGCGTTCCCGTCGAGGTTGTCGACACCATCAAGGACACAGTCATTAACTTTGCCTGGGAGCCCAAGGGTGACAGATTCGTCATCATCACGACAACGGAGCCCGTCGGCGCTGTCGCCGTCGCCCCCAAGACCTCCGTCTCCTTCTTCTGCCCCGAGAAGGCCAAGGGCAACGTCGTTGGTAACTTCAAGCACCTCCGCACCCTGGAGAAGAAGAACAGCAATGCCATCTACTGGTCCCCCCGCGGTAGATTCGTCGTTATCGCCACCGTCCACAACCAGCAGAGCTCCGACCTTGACTTCTTCGACCTCGACTTTGAGGGTGAGAAGCCCGAGTCAGACAAGGACCTGACCGCCAACATCCAGCTCATGAACACTGGTGACCACTACGGTGTCACCGACATTGAGTGGGACCCCTCAGGACGTTTCGTCGCCACCTGGGCCTCCGCCTGGAAGCACTCT ATGGAAAACGGATACCACATCTACGACTTCAAGGGTGAGGCTCTCCGCGAGGAGCCCGTCGAGAAGTTCAAGCAGCTCGCGTGGCGCCCTCGCCCCCCGACGCTGCTCACCAAGGAGGAGCAGAAGCAGATCCGCAAGAACCTGCGCGAGTACAGTCGCGTCTTCGAGCAGGAGGATATGGACCGTGGTGCCTCTGCCGACCGCGAGGTCGTCGAGGCCCGCCGTCGCCAGCTCGCCGAGTGGGTCGCCTGGCGCGAGTCCATCGAGGAGGAGGTCGCCGAGGAGCGCAAGGACCTCGGCCTGCCCTTGGACATTGTCGCCTACCTCCTCTCCCAGAAGACGCAGGCCAGCGAGGGCGAGGAGCAGATCATTGAGGAGATTGTGGAGGAGGTTCTCGAGGAGACGGAGGAGATTGTCAACTAA
- a CDS encoding T-complex protein 1, translating into MSSFSPTQIFEDGTTEEKGENARLSAFVGAIAVGDLVKSTLGPKGMDKILQSASTGEIMVTNDGATILKSIALDNAAAKVLVNISKVQDDEVGDGTTSVAVLAAELLREAEKLVDKKIHPQTIIEGYRIASQAALKALKESAVDRSNTPEAFRKDLQAIARTTLSSKVLAQDRDHFSKLACDAVLRLKNSSDLSHIQIIKKAGGKLSDSYLDEGFILDKKIGVNQPKRLEKAKILVANTSMDTDKIKIFGARVKVSTTSKLADLEKAEKEKMKAKVEKIKSHGINCFINRQLIYNWPEQLFTDAGIMSIEHADFDGIERLALVTGGEIASTFDHPDQVKLGQCELIEEVIIGEDTLIKFSGVAAGEACTIVLRGATDQLLDEAERSLHDALAVLSQTVKEPWTTLGGGCAEMVMAKAVEGAATRVEGKKQMAVSSFATALRQLPTILADNAGLDSGELVARLRKAIYDGMTNYGLDLLSPGGGITDMRDLGVVESYKLKRAVVSSASEAAELLLRVDDIIRAAPRQRQRA; encoded by the exons ATG TCGTCCTTCAGCCCGACACAAATCTTCGAGGACGGAACTACCGAGGAGAAGGGTGAGAATGCCCGTCTCTCCGCCTTCGTTGGCGCCATCGCCGTCGGTGACCTCGTCAAGAGCACTCTCGGCCCCAAGGGTATGGACAAGATTCTGCAGTCTGC ATCGACTGGCGAGATCATGGTCACGAACGACGGCGCTACCATTCTGAAGTCCATTGCCCTCGACAACGCGGCGGCCAAGGTGCTGGTGAACATCTCCAAGGTCCAGGACGATGAAGTCGGTGATGGTACCACCTCCGTTGCCGTCCTTGCGGCGGAGCTTCTGCGCGAAGCTGAGAAGCTCGTCGACAAGAAGATCCACCCCCAGACCATTATCGAGGGATACCGGATAGCAAGCCAGGCCGCCCTCAAGGCCCTGAAGGAGTCAGCCGTCGACCGCAGCAACACTCCCGAGGCATTCAGAAAAGACCTGCAGGCCATTGCCCGCACAACCCTCAGCTCCAAGGTCCTGGCCCAGGACCGCGACCATTTCTCCAAGCTCGCCTGCGATGCCGTGCTGCGACTCAAGAACTCCTCCGACCTGAGCCATATCCAAATCATCAAGAAGGCCGGTGGCAAGTTGAGCGACTCGTACCTCGACGAGGGTTTCATTCTCGACAAGAAAATTGGTGTCAACCAGCCCAAGCGCCTCGAGAAGGCCAAGATCCTGGTCGCCAACACCTCTATGGACACAGACAAGATCAAGATCTTTGGCGCTCGCGTCAAGGTGTCAACGACGAGCAAGCTGGCCGACCTCGAGAAGgccgagaaggagaagatgaAGGCAAAGGTGGAGAAGATTAAGTCGCACGGCATCAACTGCTTCATCAACAGACAACTCATCTACAACTGGCCCGAGCAGCTTTTCACGGACGCCGGCATCATGTCTATCGAGCACGCCGATTTTGATGGTATTGAGAGATTGGCGTTGGTGACGGGCGGTGAGATTGCCTCAACTTTTGACCACCCCGACCAGGTCAAGTTGGGACAATGCGAGCTTATTGAGGAGGTCATCATTGGCGAGGACACCTTGATCAAGTTCTCTGGTGTCGCTGCTGGCGAGGCATGCACCATTGTGCTGCGTGGTGCCACAGATCAGCTTCTGGACGAGGCAGAGCGCAGTCTGCACGACGCGCTTGCCGTCCTGTCACAGACGGTGAAGGAGCCATGGACCACTCTGGGTGGTGGATGTGCTGAGATGGTTATGGCCAAGGCTGTCGAGGGTGCCGCCACTCGCGTTGAGGGCAAGAAGCAGATGGCTGTCAGCAGCTTTGCGACTGCGCTGCGCCAGCTGCCCACCATTTTGGCCGACAACGCAGGTCTCGACTCTGGCGAGCTTGTGGCCCGTCTGAGAAAGGCGATTTACGACGGCATGACGAATTATGGTTTGGACCTGCTGTCGCCCGGCGGTGGTATCACCGACATGCGCGACTTGGGTGTCGTTGAGAGTTACAAGCTGAAGAGAGCGGTTGTTTCGTCTGCCAGTGAGGCAGCAGAG CTTCTTCTCCGCGTAGACGACATCATTCGCGCTGCTCCTAGACAACGGCAGCGCGCTTAA